A genomic region of Prosthecodimorpha staleyi contains the following coding sequences:
- a CDS encoding AraC family transcriptional regulator: MNDPLSDIIGLLQPQAVFTKGISGAGRWGVRYGDFGHPSFAIMIEGSCRLAVDGQAELNLHAGDFVLLPTTPGFTMSGFEPVTPVSMDPHVAAAATGEVRHGRQDGPADVRILGGYFIFANEDSGLLLSLLPDLIHVGGVERLSTLVKLLIDEAASDRSGRSLVLTRLVEILLVEALRLTQTADAPAGLLRGLGDARLAEAIRQMHSDPARPWTMADLARKAALSRSAFFDRFVRHVGVPPMEYLMAWRMALARNLLRRQEIGIAVVAERVGYGSASTFSTAFTRYVGQPPGRYARSLGNRNPAGS; this comes from the coding sequence ATGAACGATCCTCTCTCCGACATCATAGGGCTGCTGCAACCCCAGGCCGTGTTCACCAAGGGCATCAGCGGCGCCGGACGCTGGGGCGTTCGTTATGGCGATTTCGGCCACCCCAGCTTCGCCATCATGATCGAAGGGTCCTGCCGTCTGGCCGTCGATGGGCAGGCTGAGTTGAACCTCCACGCGGGCGATTTCGTTCTGCTGCCGACGACGCCGGGTTTCACGATGTCGGGCTTCGAGCCCGTCACTCCCGTGTCCATGGATCCTCATGTCGCGGCAGCGGCGACCGGCGAGGTTCGCCATGGCAGGCAGGACGGCCCAGCAGATGTTCGCATTCTGGGGGGCTATTTCATCTTCGCCAACGAAGACTCAGGCCTTCTCCTGTCGCTCCTCCCGGATCTGATTCATGTCGGCGGTGTGGAAAGACTATCGACTTTGGTCAAGCTTCTGATCGACGAGGCTGCGTCGGATCGTTCGGGGCGCTCCCTGGTGCTCACCCGGCTCGTTGAGATCTTGCTCGTGGAGGCGCTACGGCTGACGCAAACTGCTGATGCCCCTGCGGGATTGCTGCGCGGCCTTGGTGATGCCCGGCTGGCCGAGGCAATCAGACAGATGCATTCCGATCCTGCGCGTCCTTGGACGATGGCCGATCTGGCCAGAAAGGCGGCCCTCTCCCGCTCCGCGTTCTTTGACCGCTTCGTACGCCATGTCGGCGTGCCGCCCATGGAGTATCTGATGGCATGGCGCATGGCGCTGGCAAGGAATCTTCTGCGCCGACAGGAAATCGGCATTGCCGTGGTCGCCGAGCGGGTCGGCTACGGGTCGGCAAGCACATTCAGTACCGCCTTCACCCGCTATGTCGGACAGCCACCCGGCCGATATGCGCGCAGCCTCGGGAACCGGAACCCGGCCGGTTCCTAG
- a CDS encoding SDR family oxidoreductase: MKTILITGCSSGYGLETARYFRQKQWHVIATMRTPREDILPRSENLRIQSLDVTDEASIARAVEAAGPIDVLVNNAGIGVVGAFEATPMSHIRKVFDTNTFGVMAMTHAVIPQMRERRSGVIVNVTSSATLAPMPLAAAYTASKQAIEGFTGSLAHELGHFNIQAKLVEPGYAPTTSFARNTSVRVEDLIPEAYADFAAPIFQAFAKPALTTREIDVAEAVWRAVNDGSGKLRFPAGADAVALSRAA; the protein is encoded by the coding sequence ATGAAAACCATCCTGATCACCGGATGCTCCTCGGGCTATGGACTTGAAACGGCTCGCTATTTCCGTCAGAAGCAGTGGCACGTCATCGCGACCATGCGCACCCCGCGCGAAGACATTCTGCCGCGCTCGGAAAACCTGCGCATTCAATCGTTGGACGTAACGGACGAAGCCAGCATCGCTCGGGCCGTCGAAGCTGCCGGGCCGATCGATGTGCTGGTCAACAATGCCGGTATCGGCGTCGTCGGCGCATTTGAAGCAACGCCGATGTCTCACATCCGCAAGGTCTTCGACACGAACACCTTCGGCGTCATGGCCATGACGCATGCGGTCATCCCGCAGATGCGCGAGCGCCGATCCGGCGTGATCGTCAACGTCACGTCGAGCGCAACTCTGGCCCCCATGCCGTTGGCGGCGGCCTACACCGCCAGCAAGCAGGCCATCGAGGGCTTCACCGGCTCTCTCGCTCACGAACTCGGACACTTCAACATCCAGGCCAAGCTGGTGGAACCCGGCTATGCACCGACCACGAGCTTCGCCCGGAACACCTCCGTGCGGGTCGAAGACCTGATCCCGGAGGCTTACGCGGATTTCGCAGCGCCGATCTTTCAAGCATTCGCGAAGCCGGCCCTGACCACGCGGGAAATTGATGTCGCCGAGGCGGTCTGGCGGGCGGTCAACGACGGCAGCGGCAAGCTGCGTTTCCCGGCCGGGGCGGATGCTGTGGCGCTCTCCCGAGCCGCGTGA
- a CDS encoding dihydrodipicolinate synthase family protein — protein MHLTPTAAGVFPIAPTPFAADGSLDWASAERLFAWYDGLGADGTTVLGIMGEAPKLEPEESLGIVKAAVAGMPGKPVIVGVSAPGFAAMRRLARDAMEAGAAAVMIAPPPSLRTDDQITGYYAQAIEAIGADIPFVIQDFPLTLSVIMTPAVIRRIVMDNPSCVMLKHEDWPGLEKISALRRFEADGSLRHISILTGNGGLFLDFEMERGADGAMTGYAFPEMLIDTVALQKAGRRDDAHDLFDAHLPLLRYEQQPGAGLAVRKYTLMRRGILASDAQRKPGAGLTPAAKAEVDYLLARLARKDARAAL, from the coding sequence ATGCACCTGACCCCGACCGCCGCAGGCGTCTTCCCGATCGCTCCGACGCCGTTTGCGGCCGACGGCAGCCTCGACTGGGCCTCCGCCGAGCGGCTGTTCGCCTGGTATGACGGGCTCGGCGCCGATGGCACCACGGTGCTCGGCATCATGGGCGAGGCGCCGAAGCTGGAGCCGGAGGAATCGCTCGGGATCGTCAAGGCGGCGGTCGCCGGCATGCCCGGCAAGCCGGTCATCGTCGGCGTCTCGGCACCCGGCTTCGCGGCGATGCGTCGGCTGGCCCGGGACGCGATGGAGGCCGGCGCCGCGGCGGTGATGATCGCGCCGCCGCCGTCGTTGCGCACCGACGACCAGATCACCGGCTACTACGCCCAGGCGATCGAGGCGATCGGCGCCGATATCCCCTTCGTCATCCAGGACTTTCCGCTGACATTGTCGGTGATCATGACGCCGGCGGTGATCCGCCGGATCGTGATGGACAATCCGTCCTGCGTGATGCTGAAGCACGAGGACTGGCCGGGCCTGGAGAAGATCTCCGCCCTGCGCCGCTTCGAGGCGGACGGGTCGCTGCGGCACATCTCGATCCTGACCGGAAACGGCGGCCTGTTCCTGGATTTCGAGATGGAGCGCGGCGCCGACGGTGCGATGACCGGCTACGCCTTTCCGGAGATGCTGATCGACACCGTCGCCCTGCAGAAGGCCGGACGGCGTGACGACGCCCACGACCTGTTCGACGCCCACCTGCCGCTCCTGCGCTACGAGCAGCAACCCGGCGCCGGCCTGGCGGTGCGCAAGTATACGCTGATGCGCCGCGGCATCCTGGCCAGCGACGCCCAGCGCAAGCCGGGCGCGGGCCTGACGCCTGCCGCCAAGGCGGAGGTCGACTATCTGCTCGCCCGCCTGGCCCGCAAGGATGCCCGCGCGGCCCTGTAG
- a CDS encoding NAD(P)/FAD-dependent oxidoreductase, giving the protein MPAPLLAIESSPALPSAADVVVIGGGIAGVSAAYYLARRGVSVALVEKGRIGAEQSSRNWGWCRQQNRDVRELPLATRSLELWDRLAGEIGADLGFSRCGLLYLSDDEAEIARWAAWRDMARHHGVTTHILNAAEAAERGRATGKAWKGGVFSASDGIADPSRAAPIIARGVMAAGGTVHQMCAARGLELAGGRIAGVVTEKGTIRTSTVVHAGGAWTSSFCRQLGIDFPQASIRSSVLAVAPVDATLPDALHTARVSVTRRGSGGFTLAVSGKARVDPTPQQLRFARQFLPMFVSRWRSLAVGGLEGLRGGHETLARWALDRPTPMEANRILDPKPDRRQIDVTRRRAGILLPALADAPVTAAWAGYIDTTPDGVAAIGSYDRLPGFILASGLSGHGFGVGPGIGHLVADLITGATPIVDPAPYDPRRLDASVWGRVAQF; this is encoded by the coding sequence ATGCCCGCACCGTTGCTTGCCATCGAATCGTCGCCCGCTCTGCCGTCCGCAGCCGATGTGGTCGTGATCGGCGGCGGCATCGCCGGCGTGTCGGCGGCCTACTATCTGGCCCGGCGTGGCGTCAGCGTGGCCCTGGTCGAGAAGGGGCGTATCGGCGCCGAGCAGTCCAGCCGGAACTGGGGCTGGTGCCGGCAGCAGAACCGCGACGTCCGCGAGCTGCCGCTCGCCACCCGCAGCCTCGAACTCTGGGACCGGCTTGCCGGCGAGATCGGCGCGGATCTCGGCTTCAGCCGCTGCGGGCTGCTCTATCTGAGCGACGACGAGGCCGAGATCGCCCGCTGGGCCGCCTGGCGCGACATGGCCCGTCACCACGGCGTGACGACCCATATCCTCAACGCGGCGGAGGCCGCCGAGCGCGGCCGGGCGACCGGCAAGGCCTGGAAGGGCGGCGTCTTTTCGGCGAGCGACGGCATCGCCGATCCGAGCCGGGCCGCGCCGATCATCGCGCGCGGCGTGATGGCGGCCGGCGGCACCGTCCACCAAATGTGCGCGGCGCGCGGCCTGGAGCTGGCCGGCGGGCGGATCGCCGGCGTGGTCACCGAAAAGGGCACCATCCGGACCTCGACCGTGGTCCATGCCGGCGGCGCCTGGACCTCCTCCTTCTGCCGGCAGCTCGGCATCGACTTCCCGCAGGCCTCGATCCGCTCCTCGGTCCTGGCCGTGGCGCCGGTCGACGCGACGCTGCCGGATGCACTCCACACCGCACGCGTCTCGGTCACCCGGCGCGGCAGCGGCGGCTTCACGCTCGCGGTCAGCGGCAAGGCGCGGGTCGACCCGACGCCGCAGCAGCTCCGCTTCGCGCGCCAGTTCCTGCCGATGTTCGTCAGCCGCTGGCGCAGCCTCGCGGTCGGCGGCCTCGAAGGCCTGCGCGGCGGTCACGAGACGCTGGCGCGCTGGGCGCTCGACCGGCCGACGCCGATGGAGGCGAACCGGATCCTCGATCCGAAGCCCGACCGGCGCCAGATCGACGTGACCCGCCGGCGCGCCGGCATCCTGCTGCCGGCCCTTGCCGATGCGCCGGTCACCGCCGCCTGGGCCGGCTATATCGACACCACCCCGGACGGCGTGGCGGCGATCGGCAGCTACGACCGGCTGCCGGGCTTCATCCTGGCCTCGGGGCTCAGCGGCCACGGCTTCGGCGTCGGACCGGGCATCGGCCATCTGGTCGCCGATCTGATCACCGGTGCGACGCCGATCGTCGATCCGGCGCCCTACGATCCGCGCCGGCTGGACGCCTCGGTCTGGGGCCGGGTGGCGCAGTTCTGA
- a CDS encoding Lrp/AsnC family transcriptional regulator: MKLDQIDLKILSELQKNGRITNVELAELVNLSPSPCLMRVKKLQAEGYILGYSARINVAKLGQPLTVFTEITLKNHRQSDFARFLAVVEKLDSVVECHLVSGGYDYLVKFVTGGIAEYQVLMERLIDLDIGIDKYFSFVVLKSPIVKPHIPLATLFHAE; the protein is encoded by the coding sequence ATGAAGCTCGATCAGATCGACCTGAAAATCCTCTCGGAACTGCAGAAGAACGGCCGCATCACCAATGTGGAGCTGGCCGAACTGGTCAATCTGTCGCCGAGCCCGTGCCTGATGCGGGTCAAGAAGCTGCAAGCCGAGGGCTACATCCTCGGCTATTCGGCCCGCATCAACGTCGCCAAGCTCGGCCAGCCGCTGACCGTCTTCACCGAGATCACCCTGAAGAACCACCGCCAGTCGGATTTCGCCCGCTTCCTGGCCGTGGTCGAAAAACTCGATTCCGTCGTCGAATGCCACCTCGTTTCGGGCGGCTACGACTATCTGGTGAAATTCGTCACCGGCGGCATCGCCGAATACCAGGTCCTGATGGAACGCCTGATCGACCTCGACATCGGCATCGACAAGTATTTCAGTTTCGTCGTCCTGAAATCCCCGATCGTAAAACCGCACATCCCGCTGGCGACCCTGTTTCATGCGGAGTGA
- a CDS encoding ABC transporter ATP-binding protein: MATIVDIRDLEVEATTDAGRRVEIIRKVGFTIEEGEIVALIGESGSGKSTIALTLMGYTRPGCRITGGSVTVGGKDMVRLSERERRAIRGTEVAYVPQSAAAAFNPASTIMEQVIEVTRIHGLMSDTEARIRAVELFRALSLPEPDTIGDRYPHQVSGGQLQRLSAAMALIGGPKLMIFDEPTTALDVTTQIEVLRAFKTVMKRGGMAGVYVSHDLAVVAQIADRIVVLKGGEILEIGTTAAILERPQHPYTRELLAAFAPNRAVPAAVEPAVHPHPLLELSGVIAGYGRIMADGMPAVPVVRDVTLSLAAGRNLGIIGESGCGKSTLARVIAGIVPRARGHILFDGKELAADAGARSRDELRKLQIVFQSADTALNPMKSVEEILGRPITFYHGIGGAERQARVDRLLDMVHLPRSLRHRRATELSGGQKQRVNLARALAAEPRLILCDEITSALDTVVAAAIIDLLKELQRELGVSYLFISHDLNTVRAICDEVAVMYRGEKIEQAAPDHLGGPDSHPYSRLLYASVPKLDPTWLDSLDRDPELVKAFDGR, encoded by the coding sequence ATGGCGACGATCGTTGACATTCGCGACCTCGAGGTCGAAGCCACCACCGATGCCGGGCGGCGGGTCGAGATCATCCGCAAGGTCGGCTTCACGATCGAGGAGGGCGAGATCGTCGCCCTGATCGGCGAGAGCGGCTCGGGCAAGTCGACCATCGCGCTGACGCTGATGGGCTATACCCGACCCGGCTGCCGCATCACCGGCGGCTCGGTCACGGTCGGCGGGAAGGACATGGTGCGGCTCTCCGAGCGCGAGCGCCGGGCCATCCGCGGAACCGAGGTCGCCTATGTGCCGCAGAGCGCGGCGGCGGCCTTCAATCCGGCCAGCACGATCATGGAGCAGGTGATCGAGGTCACCCGCATCCATGGCCTGATGTCCGACACCGAAGCGCGCATCCGTGCTGTCGAACTGTTCCGTGCCCTGTCCCTGCCCGAGCCCGACACGATCGGCGACCGCTATCCGCATCAGGTCTCCGGCGGCCAGCTGCAGCGGCTCTCCGCCGCCATGGCGCTGATCGGCGGCCCGAAGCTGATGATCTTCGACGAGCCGACCACGGCGCTCGACGTGACCACCCAGATCGAAGTCCTGCGCGCCTTCAAGACGGTCATGAAGCGCGGCGGCATGGCCGGCGTCTACGTGTCCCACGATCTCGCCGTGGTGGCGCAGATCGCCGACCGGATCGTCGTCCTGAAGGGCGGCGAGATCCTGGAGATCGGCACCACGGCGGCGATCCTGGAGCGGCCGCAGCATCCCTATACGCGCGAGCTTCTTGCTGCCTTCGCGCCAAACCGGGCCGTGCCGGCCGCCGTCGAGCCGGCCGTCCATCCGCATCCGCTCCTGGAACTCTCCGGCGTCATCGCCGGCTACGGCCGCATCATGGCCGACGGCATGCCGGCCGTTCCGGTCGTGCGCGACGTGACCCTGTCGCTCGCCGCGGGCCGCAATCTCGGCATCATCGGCGAATCCGGTTGCGGCAAGTCGACCCTGGCCCGCGTCATCGCCGGCATCGTGCCGCGCGCCCGCGGCCATATCCTGTTCGACGGCAAGGAACTCGCCGCCGACGCGGGCGCCCGATCGCGCGACGAACTGCGCAAATTGCAGATCGTGTTCCAGTCCGCCGACACCGCGCTCAATCCGATGAAATCGGTCGAAGAGATCCTCGGCCGCCCGATCACCTTCTATCACGGCATCGGCGGCGCCGAGCGGCAGGCGCGCGTCGACCGGCTGCTCGACATGGTGCATCTGCCGCGCAGCCTGCGCCACCGCCGGGCGACGGAACTGTCCGGCGGCCAGAAGCAGCGCGTCAACCTTGCCCGCGCGCTCGCCGCCGAGCCGCGCCTGATCCTGTGCGACGAGATCACCTCCGCGCTCGACACGGTCGTCGCGGCGGCGATCATCGACCTCCTCAAGGAACTGCAGCGCGAGCTCGGCGTCTCCTACCTGTTCATCAGCCACGACCTGAACACCGTCCGGGCGATCTGCGACGAGGTCGCGGTCATGTATCGCGGCGAGAAGATCGAACAGGCCGCCCCCGACCATCTCGGCGGCCCCGACAGCCACCCCTATTCCCGCCTCCTCTACGCCTCCGTCCCCAAGCTCGACCCGACCTGGCTCGACAGCCTCGACAGGGATCCGGAGCTGGTGAAGGCGTTCGACGGGCGGTAG
- a CDS encoding ABC transporter permease, translating to MAVLSQHIGRWTGYRVNGVGLASFAVVLAWALVAIAAPWITPHGVGEIVDYDYFGPLTAKFPLGTDYLGRDMLSRILMGARYTVGISLAAVTIACLAGVSLGMAAAVLGGWADSALSRLLDALNSIPSKLFGLVVVAGVGSSIPVLIVTLAIIYTPGAFRFARALAVNVNTMDFITVARIRGESLGYLIGSEILPNIVGPVFADVGLRFVFIVLLLSGLSFLGLGVQPPNADWGALVRENIGGLSFGAPAVMAPSLAIASLTIGVNLLIDNLPQKIRDRSA from the coding sequence ATGGCCGTCCTGTCGCAACATATCGGCCGTTGGACCGGCTACCGCGTCAACGGCGTCGGCTTGGCGAGCTTCGCGGTCGTGCTGGCCTGGGCGCTCGTCGCGATCGCGGCGCCCTGGATCACGCCGCACGGCGTCGGCGAGATCGTCGACTACGACTATTTCGGCCCGCTGACCGCCAAATTCCCGCTCGGGACCGACTATCTCGGCCGCGACATGCTCTCCCGCATCCTGATGGGCGCGCGCTACACGGTCGGCATCTCGCTCGCCGCCGTGACGATCGCCTGCCTTGCCGGCGTCTCGCTCGGCATGGCGGCCGCGGTCCTCGGCGGCTGGGCCGACTCGGCGCTGAGCCGACTTCTGGACGCGCTCAACTCGATCCCGAGCAAGCTGTTCGGCCTGGTCGTGGTCGCCGGCGTCGGCTCCTCGATCCCGGTCCTGATCGTGACGCTCGCGATCATCTACACGCCCGGCGCCTTCCGCTTCGCCCGGGCGCTTGCCGTCAACGTCAACACGATGGACTTCATCACGGTGGCGCGCATCCGCGGCGAGAGCCTCGGCTACCTGATCGGATCGGAGATCCTGCCCAACATCGTCGGGCCGGTTTTCGCCGATGTCGGATTGCGCTTCGTGTTCATCGTGCTGCTCCTGTCCGGCCTCTCCTTCCTGGGTCTCGGCGTGCAGCCGCCCAATGCCGACTGGGGCGCCCTGGTGCGTGAGAATATCGGCGGCCTGTCCTTCGGCGCGCCGGCCGTGATGGCGCCGTCGCTGGCCATCGCCAGCCTGACGATCGGGGTCAATCTCCTGATCGACAACCTGCCGCAGAAGATCCGGGACCGGAGCGCGTGA
- a CDS encoding ABC transporter permease, which produces MKARIPSLIAGRLLIALFTMVVVSFTVFAATAILPGDVVEILLGQAATPEAVAGLRTAMHLDEPALVRFGHWLAGLATGDLGTSYANRLPIAQLIGGRLVSSLKLAGLTALFSVPIALTLGITAAAMRGSVYDRTVSMLTIGVISVPEFMVATSAVLIFAVWLKWLPALSIARDVSTFGELLKIYAMPIMTLSFVISAQMIRMTRAAVIEALQSPYVEMAILKGASPARVVLRHALPNAIGPIVNAVALSLSYLLGGVIIVETIFNYPGIAKLMVDAVATRDLPLIQTCAMIFCLVYLLLTTTADILAILANPRLR; this is translated from the coding sequence ATGAAAGCCAGGATACCGTCCCTGATCGCAGGACGCCTGCTGATCGCGCTGTTCACGATGGTGGTCGTGTCCTTCACGGTCTTTGCCGCGACCGCGATCCTGCCCGGCGATGTGGTCGAGATCCTGCTCGGGCAGGCCGCGACGCCCGAGGCGGTGGCCGGCCTCAGGACCGCGATGCATCTCGACGAGCCGGCGCTGGTCCGTTTCGGCCATTGGCTGGCCGGCCTCGCGACCGGTGATCTCGGCACTTCCTACGCCAACCGCCTGCCGATCGCGCAACTGATCGGCGGCCGGCTCGTCTCCTCCCTCAAGCTTGCCGGGCTGACCGCGCTGTTCTCGGTGCCGATCGCCCTGACGCTGGGCATCACGGCCGCCGCCATGCGCGGCTCGGTCTATGACCGGACGGTCTCGATGCTGACCATCGGGGTCATCTCGGTGCCGGAATTCATGGTCGCCACCAGCGCCGTGCTGATCTTCGCGGTCTGGCTGAAATGGCTGCCGGCCCTGTCGATCGCCCGCGACGTGTCGACCTTCGGCGAGCTCCTGAAGATCTACGCCATGCCGATCATGACGCTGAGCTTCGTCATCTCGGCCCAGATGATCCGCATGACCCGGGCCGCCGTGATCGAGGCGCTGCAAAGTCCCTATGTCGAGATGGCCATCCTCAAGGGCGCCTCGCCGGCCCGCGTCGTGCTGCGCCATGCCCTGCCCAACGCCATCGGGCCGATCGTCAACGCCGTCGCGCTCTCGCTGTCCTACCTGCTCGGCGGGGTGATCATCGTCGAGACCATCTTCAACTATCCGGGCATCGCCAAGCTGATGGTCGATGCGGTCGCCACCCGCGACCTGCCGCTGATCCAGACCTGCGCCATGATCTTCTGCCTCGTCTATCTGCTCCTGACCACCACCGCCGACATCCTCGCCATCCTGGCCAACCCGAGGCTCCGCTGA
- a CDS encoding ABC transporter substrate-binding protein, whose amino-acid sequence MVEHALRHGATRRDLIKMLMAGGLTAAAGGLVIGRATSALAATPVSGGTLKAAGWSSSTADTLDPAKASLSTDYVRCCAFYNRLTFLDETGVPQMELAESIESKDGKVWTVKLRKGVTFHSGKTLSSADVIYSLKRHLDPATGSKVNAIAKQMTGFKAVDDLTVEITLAESNGDLPTILSLHHFMIIADGTTTFAKANGTGAFVCENFEPGVRSIGVKNKNYFKSGAAHLDSFEFFAIPDDAARINALLAGDIQLAASINPRNIRLVEGQPGVVLSKTTAGNYTNLNMRLDMTPGDKADFVAGMKYLINREAIQKSALRGLAEIANDQPVSPANRYHNASLKPKAFDPEKAKFHFQKAGLIGQEIPIVCSDAASSSVDMATIVQSAGQAIGMKFDLKRVPSDGYWSNYWLKAPVHFGNINPRPTPDILFSLLYASTAPWNESQYKSEKFDRMLIEARGSLDEAKRKQIYGEMQVMVAEEAGTAIPVYISNVDAISSKLQGLKANPLGGMMGYAFAEYVWLA is encoded by the coding sequence ATGGTCGAGCATGCGCTTCGCCACGGCGCGACCCGCCGCGATCTCATCAAGATGCTGATGGCCGGCGGCCTCACCGCGGCCGCGGGCGGCCTGGTCATCGGCCGAGCCACCTCGGCGCTGGCGGCGACCCCGGTTTCCGGTGGCACCCTGAAGGCGGCCGGATGGTCGTCCTCCACGGCCGACACGCTCGATCCGGCCAAGGCCTCGCTGTCGACCGACTATGTCCGCTGCTGCGCCTTCTACAACCGTCTCACCTTCCTGGACGAGACCGGCGTGCCGCAGATGGAGCTGGCCGAGAGCATCGAGTCCAAGGACGGCAAGGTCTGGACGGTGAAGCTACGCAAGGGCGTCACCTTCCATTCCGGCAAGACGCTCTCCTCCGCCGACGTGATCTACTCGCTGAAGCGCCATCTCGACCCGGCGACCGGCTCGAAGGTCAACGCGATCGCCAAGCAGATGACCGGCTTCAAGGCGGTCGACGACCTGACGGTCGAGATCACGCTCGCCGAGTCCAACGGCGATCTGCCGACCATCCTGTCGCTGCATCATTTCATGATCATCGCCGACGGCACCACCACCTTCGCCAAGGCGAACGGCACCGGCGCCTTCGTGTGCGAGAATTTCGAGCCGGGCGTGCGCTCGATCGGCGTGAAGAACAAGAACTACTTCAAGTCCGGCGCCGCCCATCTCGACAGTTTCGAGTTCTTCGCCATCCCGGACGACGCCGCGCGCATCAACGCGCTGCTCGCCGGCGACATCCAGCTCGCCGCCTCGATCAATCCGCGCAACATCCGTCTGGTCGAGGGCCAGCCGGGCGTGGTCCTGTCCAAGACCACCGCCGGCAACTACACCAACCTGAACATGCGCCTCGACATGACGCCGGGCGACAAGGCCGACTTCGTCGCCGGCATGAAGTATCTGATCAATCGCGAGGCGATCCAGAAATCCGCGCTGCGCGGCCTCGCCGAGATCGCCAACGACCAGCCGGTCTCGCCGGCCAACCGCTACCACAATGCCAGCCTGAAGCCGAAGGCGTTCGATCCCGAGAAGGCCAAGTTCCACTTCCAGAAGGCCGGCCTGATCGGCCAGGAGATCCCGATCGTCTGCTCGGACGCGGCCTCCTCGTCGGTCGACATGGCCACCATCGTGCAGTCCGCCGGCCAGGCGATCGGCATGAAGTTCGACCTGAAGCGCGTGCCTTCGGACGGCTACTGGTCGAACTACTGGCTGAAGGCGCCGGTCCATTTCGGCAACATCAATCCGCGGCCGACCCCCGACATCCTGTTCTCGCTGCTCTACGCCTCCACCGCGCCGTGGAACGAGAGCCAGTACAAGTCCGAGAAGTTCGACCGCATGCTGATCGAGGCGCGCGGCTCGCTCGACGAGGCCAAGCGCAAGCAGATCTACGGCGAGATGCAGGTCATGGTCGCCGAGGAAGCCGGCACGGCGATCCCGGTCTACATCTCCAACGTCGATGCGATCTCGTCCAAGCTGCAGGGCCTCAAGGCCAATCCGCTCGGCGGCATGATGGGCTACGCCTTCGCCGAATATGTCTGGCTGGCCTGA
- a CDS encoding HAD-IA family hydrolase yields the protein MSKSFADFRYLTFDVVGTLIDFEGGITGTLAAIGREAGVAVDGEAALALYRAARYMPEALRFPDDLARVYGVIAPKLGLPAGTEFGARLRDGAATWSAFPDSAEALARLARRYRLIAMTNAQRWAFEHFARTLGNPFHAGFTVDDTGTEKPDPEFFRQVFRFVESEGGAPDRILHVAQSQYHDIGISRRLGMTNCWIERRHAQPGYGGTIEPERFTEPDFHFTSMAALADAVEASLPA from the coding sequence GTGTCCAAGAGTTTCGCCGATTTCCGGTACCTGACCTTCGACGTGGTCGGCACCCTGATCGACTTCGAGGGCGGCATCACCGGCACGCTCGCGGCGATCGGCCGGGAGGCGGGCGTCGCGGTCGACGGCGAGGCCGCGCTGGCACTCTACCGGGCGGCCCGGTACATGCCGGAGGCGCTGCGCTTTCCCGACGATCTCGCTCGCGTCTACGGCGTCATCGCCCCGAAGCTCGGCCTGCCCGCGGGCACCGAATTCGGCGCGCGGCTGCGCGATGGGGCCGCGACCTGGTCGGCCTTCCCGGACAGCGCCGAGGCGCTTGCACGGCTGGCCCGCCGCTATCGCCTGATCGCCATGACCAACGCGCAGCGCTGGGCCTTCGAGCATTTCGCCCGTACCCTCGGCAACCCGTTTCATGCCGGCTTCACGGTCGACGACACCGGCACCGAGAAGCCCGATCCCGAATTCTTCCGCCAGGTCTTCCGCTTCGTGGAGAGCGAGGGCGGCGCGCCCGACCGGATCCTGCATGTGGCGCAGAGCCAGTACCACGACATCGGCATCTCGCGCCGGCTCGGCATGACCAATTGCTGGATCGAGCGCCGCCATGCCCAGCCCGGCTACGGCGGCACGATCGAGCCCGAGCGCTTCACCGAGCCCGACTTCCACTTCACCTCGATGGCGGCCCTGGCCGATGCCGTCGAGGCCAGCCTGCCGGCCTGA